A genome region from Astyanax mexicanus isolate ESR-SI-001 chromosome 19, AstMex3_surface, whole genome shotgun sequence includes the following:
- the nags gene encoding N-acetylglutamate synthase, mitochondrial isoform X3 codes for MAKVNGGASGCRAIVIAGQLLSRPTPLAQRHHGGQQRLAKLQRRMMSGSKTPAWTPQEAPGNSVSPTDRSAWSNRTLIYRDVKAFLNEVGGDPREARYWLTQFQRANRSQAPAFAVLEVDPSVFKSREMVQSLAFGLSFLQRMDMKSVVVMGLPPELLEKDSGADGPISSDCRTLLVKYCQVLAEALQHNSASVMPFFSAEALLQLQEPQHGGSSSPSVVVDTSLLQWSLDRGTIPLVCPVGRDAAGCSMLLDSDQVTAAISRALQPHKVIFLNSRGGLHNQNCKVVGTVSLPGDLPALSSAAWLCVRERRRVRAIAQLLNQLPPESSAVVTSANTLLTELFSHKGSGTLFKNEDPIHKYRSLEEIDVDRLLALINKSFEKKLKEDYITSLKGRLYSIYLSEGYSAAAIITTEPVSSGTLYLDKFVVLQTL; via the exons ATGGCGAAGGTGAACGGCGGGGCGTCCGGCTGTAGAGCCATCGTTATAGCGGGGCAGCTTTTATCCAGGCCCACCCCGCTCGCTCAGCGGCACCACGGCGGCCAGCAGAGACTCGCCAAACTGCAGCGGCGGATGATGTCGGGCAGTAAGACCCCGGCGTGGACCCCGCAGGAGGCGCCCGGCAACTCCGTATCTCCCACCGACCGGAGCGCGTGGTCTAACCGGACTCTGATCTACCGGGACGTTAAAGCGTTCCTGAACGAGGTCGGCGGAGACCCGCGGGAGGCTCGCTACTGGCTGACGCAATTCCAGCGAGCGAACCGGTCCCAGGCGCCCGCCTTCGCCGTGCTGGAG GTTGACCCGTCAGTGTTCAAGAGTCGTGAGATGGTGCAGAGCCTGGCCTTTGGCCTCTCCTTCCTGCAGCGTATGGATATGAAGTCAGTGGTGGTGATGGGTCTTCCTCCTGAGCTGCTGGAGAAGGACAGTGGAGCAGATGGGCCTATTTCCTCTGACTGCAGGACTCTGCTGGTGAAGTATTGCCAAGTTCTCGCTGAGGCCCTTCAGCACAACTCAGCCAGCGTCATGCCTTTCTTCAGCGCTGAGGCACTGCTGCAGCTTCAGGAGCCGCAACACGGGGGCAG cagcaGTCCGTCTGTGGTGGTGGACACATCACTGCTGCAGTGGAGTCTAGACCGTGGAACCATTCCTCTGGTGTGTCCTGTGGGCCGGGATGCAGCTGGCTGCTCCATGCTCCTAGACTCGGATCAGGTCACTGCAGCCATCTCTCGAGCCCTGCAGCCCCACAAAGTAATTTTCCTCAACAGCAGGGGCGGCCTCCACAACCAGAACTGCAAG GTGGTGGGGACAGTATCGCTGCCGGGTGACCTGCCGGCTCTGTCGTCGGCTGCGTGGCTGTGTGTGCGGGAGCGCAGGCGGGTCAGAGCCATCGCTCAGCTCCTCAACCAGCTCCCGCCTGAGAGCTCTGCTGTAGTTACCTCCGCTAACACACTGCTGACAGAACTCTTCAGCCATAAGg GTTCTGGCACCCTGTTCAAAAATGAAGATCCCATTCACAA GTACAGAAGCCTGGAGGAGATCGATGTGGATCGTTTGCTGGCGCTGATCAACAAATCATTTGAAAAGAAACTGAAGGAGGATTACATCACTTCTCTTAAGGGGAGACTATATTCCATCTATCTGTCAGAAGG